In the Alphaproteobacteria bacterium genome, CGTGGGTCAAGAAGCGCTCGGATGCACTCGCCGCAACATTGCCCGCGTTGCGCGAAAAGCTCGGCGTCAAAGTCGAACCGGTGAAGATCGCAGGGGTGAACGCCTTCATCGTGACGCCTGACAACATTCCGGACGTCAACAAAGAGCGCCTGCTCGTGCACGTACACGGCGGGGGGTACGTACTCTTCCCCGGCGAATCCGCGACGCGCGAGGCGATCCTGATGGCGGGTTACGGCAAATTCAAAATCATCTCGATCGACTACCGCATGCCGCCCGACTTCCCGTATCCGGCCGCGATGGATGACGCGATGGCGGTGTGGAAGGAGGTCGTAAAGACGAACGACCCGAAGAAGATGGCGATCTTCGGTACTTCGACCGGCGGCGGCATGACACTCGCGATGGTGCTGCGCGCGAAGAAAGAAGGCCTGCCGCTTCCGGCCGCAACCGCGCCCGGTACACCGTGGTCGGACATGACCAAGACCGGCGACACGTTCTTCACCAACGAGATGATCGACAACATCCTGGTCAGCAACGATGGCTGGCTCGGCGACGCCGCCAAGCTCTACGCCAACGGCACCGACCTGAAGGACCCGCAGCTTTCGCCGGTCTACGGCGACTACGCGGGCTTCCCGCCGACCATCCTGACGTCCGGCACCCGCGACCTGTTCCTGTCGAACACGGTTCGGGTGCACCGCAAGTTGCGCCAGGCAGGCGTTGTGTCCGACCTGCACGTCTTCGAGGGGCAGTCGCACGCGCAATACGCGGGCGATCCCTACGCGCCGGAGACGAAGGAGCATTTCGGCGAGCTCGCGGTATTCTTCGACAAGTATCTGGGGAAATAGCCGCGTGTCCCGCACGCGCAGCAGCACGCAGTGCTGCTGCGCAGATGCGGGACCCCCGGTTGCTTGCTTCCAAAAGAAGGAGAACCGGGGTCCCGGGTCTGCAGCGCATCACTGCGTGTTGCGCTGCGCCCGGGACAAGGCGAGATCAATCCTGCCGTGGCGCGGCGAGGCGGTAGACGCCCTTGAAGTCACGCGGGTCGGCGGGCTTGCCCTTGCGCAGAATGACGAGGCGGCCCTGTTCGGCGAGCGCGACCGCGACCCTGCGGATCGGCTGCATCAGCGGGCCCCACTGGTCCGGATGCGGGCCGGAGAGCGCACGCGCGGCCTCGGCCGGGTCCAGCGCCCTGCCGAGCCCACGCTCCGCCGTCAGCCGAAGCAGCGTCGCCTCGATCACACGCGCATCGGCGCGTTGGCCGGATTGATCGTCCGTCCCGGGCGATTGGCCCGTTATCGGCTCGCTCACTTGCTAAACAGTTTGTCGGTCGCGGTGATCAATCCGATCGTCGGGTTTCCGGCGCAGTATTCGCCGAGCTTCTTCGCGTTCTCGATGAAGCGGTCTGTGTCGATCACCGGCGGATCGTCGTCGTCGCGGTAGTAGGCATCGAGCCAGGTGAGAATGATGCCGATCTCGTCCTTCGAGCTCGCCTGAAACTTGGCGCAGGTCATCGTCGATAGATCGATTTTCTCGGCGGATGCGGCGCAGGCCGACAGTGCCAGGATCGCCGCAGCCAGAAGTCCTCGTCTCATTGATTGATTCTCCCCCATGAACCGGCACCCGACGTTAGCGAAATTGGGCGAGCCGGCGCAACACACGCGCACCGTGTTGGAGAGCACGCCTTGGTCGAAGCGAACGATCGTGCTATTTCCAGCCGCATGACGGAAGCGGCGAATTTCGAACGCGCGAAGGGCGACCGGACCCGCGCGCGGATCCTCGACGAGGCCGTCGATCTCGCGAGTGTGCAGGGGCTTGGCGGTCTCACCATCGGACCGCTCGCGGACCGGCTCGGCCTCTCGAAAAGCGGGCTGTTCGCGCACTTCCAGTCCAAGGAGGCCCTCCAGGTCGAGACGCTCGACCGCGCCGCCGAGCGCTTCCGCGCCGAGGTGACTGAGCCCTTGCGCGCGATCGAGGATCGCAGCGCGAGATTGGACGCGTTCTTCCAACGCTGGATCGGGTGGCTCGATGACTCGGGGCTGTCGGGTGGCTGCCCGATTCTCGCGGCGGCCATCGAGTTCGATGACGTGCCGGGGCCGGTGCATGATGCGACTGCGCGGCATTTCGGCGAGTTGCAGCGCCTGATCGTCAAGTTCAGCCGCGCGGCCGGGCAACAGGCCGATGCCGACGCGCTGGCCGCGGCGGTGGTCGGGCTTGCCATGTCGCACCTGGTGCGGCGGCGCCTTCTCGGCGACCGGAAGGCACGCGCGGTGACGATGCGGGCGTTCGACGCGCTCCTGGGTTCCTGAGTCCTTCAGGCTCACGCGTCCATCGCGCGCCGCGCGTCCGAACCGAACTGCCGCCACCACATCACGAAGACAACCGCCGCGGTTGTCGCCATCAGCACATAGGGGCTGACGAACCAGCCGAGATAGCCGAGCGCGAAGAAGATCGCGCGCTGGCCGTGGTTGAAGTGACGCCCCGCCGCCTCGAACAAGCGCGCGGTGCGCTGCACGTGTGCCTCGGCTTCGGGCGTGTCCTTGTCCTTCTCGAACGGCATCGCGCCGAGCAGGATCGCGACGTAGTTGAACAGCCGGTAGGACCAGGCGAACTTGAAGAACGCATAGACGAAGATAACCGCGAGCCCGACCGCCTTGATCTCCCAGGCGAGCCGGGAGGTCGGCGCGCCGAACGGGACCGTCGCCAGCACATTCAGCATCTCCTCCGGCGATCGGAGGATGGCGAGCGAGCCGCCGATCGCGAGCAGCGAGGTCGAGGCGAAGAAGGCCGTGCCGCTCACCAGCGTCGCCATCACCTGCATGTCCACCATGCGCGCCTCGCGATTGAGCATGCGCTGCATCCAGATGAGCCGGTACTGGTTCATCGTCTCGTTCAGGCTTTTCTTCTTTTTCGGAATGAAGTCCACCTGCGCCGCATAGCCGGCCCAGGCTGCGACGAACCAGGCGAGCGCGATCCAGTCGAGGGTGGTGAAAGGCATGCGGGCCCTTTGTTCGAGCGCGGCCGGACGCAAAACCGGCGTCCACTTTTGCCGGTCGCGCGTCATGCTGCCTTGTCAGGCGGCCCGTCACAACACCATATAGCGGCGGGACAGGAGACAAAGCCAATGCCGCAGACCATCACCCGGGGTTTCCGCGAAATGCTCGAGGAGGCCGAGCGCGAGGTCGAGGTGCTGAGTGTCGAGGACGCGCGCAAGCTCCATGGCCGCGACGACGTGACCTTCGTCGATCTGCGCGATCCGCGCGAGCGCGAGCGCGAGGGCAAGATCCCCGGCGCCTTCTCCTGTACGCGCGGCATGCTGGAATTCTGGATCGACCCGGCGAGCCCCTACCACAAGCCTCAATTCGCCGAGGACAAGAAGTTCGTGTTTTTCTGCGCCGGGGGCTGGCGCTCCGCGCTGGCGGCGCAAACGGCGCATCGCATGGGGCTGAAGCCGGTCGCACACATCACGGGCGGGTTCGGCGAGTGGAAGAAGTCCGGCGCGCCGGTCGAAGTGCCGGAGGCGAAGAAGGCGTAATCCATTCAGGCGGCTGATCCCCGCGATCAGCACATTTCGCTTGTCGGCGCCGACCCTTGTCCGCGATGCTGCAATTGCGCCACGAGGGACCTCCAATGAAGCTCGTCATCGGCAACAAGAACTATTCCTCCTGGTCGTTCCGGCCGTGGATCGCGATGAAAGTCGCTGGGCTCCCATTCGAGGAAGAGGTGATCTCGCTCTACGTCGAGGGGAGCCGCGAACAAATCCTGAAGCATTCGCCCGGCGGCAAGGTGCCGATCCTGATCGATGGCGACACCCATGTGTGGGAGTCGCTCGCGATCCTCGAATACCTCGCTGAGAAATTCCCCAATGCCGGTCTGTGGCCCGCCGACAGACAAG is a window encoding:
- a CDS encoding alpha/beta hydrolase yields the protein MKTRFLLLTAAFVAVCGAAYALEGGLRTSPARELPVPTADVSTAAQALIGAPLQGVWNDHPKDAAEWKAWVKKRSDALAATLPALREKLGVKVEPVKIAGVNAFIVTPDNIPDVNKERLLVHVHGGGYVLFPGESATREAILMAGYGKFKIISIDYRMPPDFPYPAAMDDAMAVWKEVVKTNDPKKMAIFGTSTGGGMTLAMVLRAKKEGLPLPAATAPGTPWSDMTKTGDTFFTNEMIDNILVSNDGWLGDAAKLYANGTDLKDPQLSPVYGDYAGFPPTILTSGTRDLFLSNTVRVHRKLRQAGVVSDLHVFEGQSHAQYAGDPYAPETKEHFGELAVFFDKYLGK
- a CDS encoding DUF3253 domain-containing protein; protein product: MIEATLLRLTAERGLGRALDPAEAARALSGPHPDQWGPLMQPIRRVAVALAEQGRLVILRKGKPADPRDFKGVYRLAAPRQD
- a CDS encoding HdeA/HdeB family chaperone, with the translated sequence MRRGLLAAAILALSACAASAEKIDLSTMTCAKFQASSKDEIGIILTWLDAYYRDDDDPPVIDTDRFIENAKKLGEYCAGNPTIGLITATDKLFSK
- a CDS encoding TetR/AcrR family transcriptional regulator: MVEANDRAISSRMTEAANFERAKGDRTRARILDEAVDLASVQGLGGLTIGPLADRLGLSKSGLFAHFQSKEALQVETLDRAAERFRAEVTEPLRAIEDRSARLDAFFQRWIGWLDDSGLSGGCPILAAAIEFDDVPGPVHDATARHFGELQRLIVKFSRAAGQQADADALAAAVVGLAMSHLVRRRLLGDRKARAVTMRAFDALLGS
- a CDS encoding DUF599 family protein, encoding MPFTTLDWIALAWFVAAWAGYAAQVDFIPKKKKSLNETMNQYRLIWMQRMLNREARMVDMQVMATLVSGTAFFASTSLLAIGGSLAILRSPEEMLNVLATVPFGAPTSRLAWEIKAVGLAVIFVYAFFKFAWSYRLFNYVAILLGAMPFEKDKDTPEAEAHVQRTARLFEAAGRHFNHGQRAIFFALGYLGWFVSPYVLMATTAAVVFVMWWRQFGSDARRAMDA
- a CDS encoding rhodanese-like domain-containing protein, encoding MPQTITRGFREMLEEAEREVEVLSVEDARKLHGRDDVTFVDLRDPREREREGKIPGAFSCTRGMLEFWIDPASPYHKPQFAEDKKFVFFCAGGWRSALAAQTAHRMGLKPVAHITGGFGEWKKSGAPVEVPEAKKA